The following are encoded in a window of Sminthopsis crassicaudata isolate SCR6 chromosome 3, ASM4859323v1, whole genome shotgun sequence genomic DNA:
- the CCDC97 gene encoding coiled-coil domain-containing protein 97 isoform X2 — METEAVQGSRAAAAASAAPELGLGGGALHWGEPSGAPPPEAPQKQGPAQAEEEDEEEVQEDPGVRAMLRAVAGSRIPVRSQQKDEPDFTEREKVAILRRLYRDKPLVFLERFRSSLREEHLACFQHLRGDYRADFYCAEVLRGAAARGRASRTRLRNRRYAALQELIRGGEYFSDEQMRARDPLLYEQYIGQYLSEEELAARSPKTLAPDGCPLADLLLQSYQEGVLQRRLLQQQEEEEACLEEDEDEEEEDEEEEENCGPGQEEEAWVPDSEEKVILREEFTSRMHQRFLDGKDGDFDYSKVDDNPEFDNLDIVTRDEEERYFDEEEPGEAEPDEED, encoded by the exons cagcctctGCAGCCCCCGAGCTCGGCCTGGGAGGGGGCGCCCTGCACTGGGGGGAGCCGAGCGGGGCGCCGCCCCCTGAGGCCCCCCAGAAGCAGGGCCCTGCCCAGGccgaggaggaggacgaggaggaggtcCAGGAGGACCCCGGCGTCCGGGCCATGCTGCGCGCCGTGGCCGGCAGCCGCATCCCGGTGCGCAGCCAGCAGAAGGACGAGCCCGACTTCACCGAGAGGGAGAAGGTGGCCATCCTGCGCCGCCTCTACCGCGACAAGCCCCTGGTCTTCCTGGAGCGGTTCCGCAGCAGCCTCCGCGAGGAGCACCTGGCCTGCTTCCAGCACCTGCGCGGGGACTACCGGGCCGACTTCTACTGCGCCGAGGTGCTGCGGGGGGCCGCCGCCCGGGGCAGGGCCTCCCGCACCCGCCTGCGCAACCGGCGCTACGCAGCCCTGCAGGAGCTCATCCGCG GCGGGGAGTACTTCAGTGATGAGCAGATGCGGGCCCGGGACCCCCTGCTGTATGAGCAGTACATCGGGCAGTACCTGAGCGAAGAGGAGCTGGCCGCCCGCTCCCCAAAGACCCTGGCCCCGGATGGCTGCCCCCTGGCCGACCTGCTCCTCCAGTCCTACCAGGAGGGGGTGCTCCAGCGGAGGCTGCTGCAgcaacaggaggaggaggaggcctgCCTGGAGGAGGATGAAGacgaagaggaggaggatgaagaagaggaagaaa ATTGCGGGCCTGGGCAGGAGGAAGAAGCCTGGGTCCCCGACTCAGAGGAGAAGGTCATCCTCAGAGAGGAGTTCACCAGCAGGATGCACCAGCGCTTTCTGGACGGCAAAGACGGAGACTTTGACTACAG TAAGGTGGACGACAACCCGGAATTTGACAACTTGGACATTGTGACTCGGGACGAGGAAGAGCGCTACTTCGATGAAGAGGAGCCGGGGGAGGCGGAGCCAGATGAGGAAGACTAG
- the TGFB1 gene encoding transforming growth factor beta-1 proprotein encodes MPPSGLRAAAAAALVPLLALLLAPPRPAAAMSTCKTLDMELVKRRRIEAIRGQILSKLRLDSPPGQGDVPPGPLPDAVLALYNSTRDRVAEPGPEAETDYYAKEVTRVLMLPQNPEVEKIPHSVYFHFNTSELQEAVPNPALLSRAELRMLKTKSTMEQHVELYQKFGNGSWRYLTNQRVRPSQSMEWLSFDVTSVVYQWLSSKEKTETFRLSAHCSCDQKDTPLHVDISGLNNVRGDMGIIQNQNRPFLLLMATPLDRAQNLHTPRHRRALDTDYCFSSSEKNCCVRQLYIDFRKDLGWKWIHEPKGYHANFCLGPCPYIWSLDNQYSKVLALYNQHNPGASVNPCCVPQALEPLPIVYYVGRKPKVEQLSNMIVRSCKCS; translated from the exons ggcggctgcccTGGTGCCGCTGCTGGCGCTCCTGCTGGCCCCGCCGCGCCCGGCCGCGGCCATGTCCACCTGCAAGACCTTGGACATGGAGCTGGTGAAGCGGCGGCGCATCGAGGCCATCCGCGGGCAGATCCTGTCCAAGCTGCGGCTGGACAGCCCGCCAGGCCAGGGCGACGTGCCCCCGGGCCCGCTGCCCGACGCCGTGCTTGCCCTCTACAACAGCACCCGGGACCGCGTGGCCGAGCCGGGGCCCGAGGCCGAGACCGACTACTACGCCAAGGAGGTCACCCGGGTCCTCATGCTGCCCCAGAATCCGG AAGTTGAGAAGATCCCCCATAGCGTCTACTTCCACTTCAACACCTCGGAGCTCCAGGAAGCCGTACCCAATCCGGCTCTGCTGTCTCGAGCTGAGCTCCGGATGCTGAAGACCAAGTCTACGATGGAACAGCACGTGGAGCTCTATCAG AAATTTGGCAATGGCTCCTGGCGCTACCTGACCAACCAGCGCGTCCGGCCCAGCCAGAGCATGGAGTGGCTGTCCTTTGATGTCACCAGTGTGGTGTACCAGTGGCTGAGTAGCAAAG AAAAGACCGAGACCTTCCGCCTCAGTGCCCACTGCTCGTGTGACCAGAAAGATACCCCGCTCCATGTGGATATTAGTG GTTTGAACAATGTCCGCGGAGACATGGGCATTATTCAGAACCAGAACCGTCCTTTCCTGCTGCTCATGGCCACCCCGTTGGACAGGGCCCAGAACCTTCACACCCCCAGGCACCGGAGGGCCCTGGACACTGACTACTGCTTCAG CTCCTCAGAGAAGAACTGCTGTGTCCGGCAGCTCTACATTGATTTTCGGAAAGATTTGGGCTGGAAATGGATCCATGAGCCCAAAGGTTATCACGCCAATTTCTGCCTGGGGCCCTGTCCCTACATCTGGAGCCTGGACAACCAGTACAGCAAG gttctggccctctacaaccAGCACAACCCGGGGGCCTCAGTCAACCCTTGCTGTGTGCCCCAGGCCCTGGAGCCCTTGCCCATCGTTTACTATGTGGGACGGAAGCCCAAGGTGGAGCAGCTGTCCAACATGATTGTCCGCTCCTGCAAGTGCAGCTGA
- the CCDC97 gene encoding coiled-coil domain-containing protein 97 isoform X1: METEAVQGSRAAAAAASAAPELGLGGGALHWGEPSGAPPPEAPQKQGPAQAEEEDEEEVQEDPGVRAMLRAVAGSRIPVRSQQKDEPDFTEREKVAILRRLYRDKPLVFLERFRSSLREEHLACFQHLRGDYRADFYCAEVLRGAAARGRASRTRLRNRRYAALQELIRGGEYFSDEQMRARDPLLYEQYIGQYLSEEELAARSPKTLAPDGCPLADLLLQSYQEGVLQRRLLQQQEEEEACLEEDEDEEEEDEEEEENCGPGQEEEAWVPDSEEKVILREEFTSRMHQRFLDGKDGDFDYSKVDDNPEFDNLDIVTRDEEERYFDEEEPGEAEPDEED; the protein is encoded by the exons cagcctctGCAGCCCCCGAGCTCGGCCTGGGAGGGGGCGCCCTGCACTGGGGGGAGCCGAGCGGGGCGCCGCCCCCTGAGGCCCCCCAGAAGCAGGGCCCTGCCCAGGccgaggaggaggacgaggaggaggtcCAGGAGGACCCCGGCGTCCGGGCCATGCTGCGCGCCGTGGCCGGCAGCCGCATCCCGGTGCGCAGCCAGCAGAAGGACGAGCCCGACTTCACCGAGAGGGAGAAGGTGGCCATCCTGCGCCGCCTCTACCGCGACAAGCCCCTGGTCTTCCTGGAGCGGTTCCGCAGCAGCCTCCGCGAGGAGCACCTGGCCTGCTTCCAGCACCTGCGCGGGGACTACCGGGCCGACTTCTACTGCGCCGAGGTGCTGCGGGGGGCCGCCGCCCGGGGCAGGGCCTCCCGCACCCGCCTGCGCAACCGGCGCTACGCAGCCCTGCAGGAGCTCATCCGCG GCGGGGAGTACTTCAGTGATGAGCAGATGCGGGCCCGGGACCCCCTGCTGTATGAGCAGTACATCGGGCAGTACCTGAGCGAAGAGGAGCTGGCCGCCCGCTCCCCAAAGACCCTGGCCCCGGATGGCTGCCCCCTGGCCGACCTGCTCCTCCAGTCCTACCAGGAGGGGGTGCTCCAGCGGAGGCTGCTGCAgcaacaggaggaggaggaggcctgCCTGGAGGAGGATGAAGacgaagaggaggaggatgaagaagaggaagaaa ATTGCGGGCCTGGGCAGGAGGAAGAAGCCTGGGTCCCCGACTCAGAGGAGAAGGTCATCCTCAGAGAGGAGTTCACCAGCAGGATGCACCAGCGCTTTCTGGACGGCAAAGACGGAGACTTTGACTACAG TAAGGTGGACGACAACCCGGAATTTGACAACTTGGACATTGTGACTCGGGACGAGGAAGAGCGCTACTTCGATGAAGAGGAGCCGGGGGAGGCGGAGCCAGATGAGGAAGACTAG